A genomic region of Fundulus heteroclitus isolate FHET01 unplaced genomic scaffold, MU-UCD_Fhet_4.1 scaffold_71, whole genome shotgun sequence contains the following coding sequences:
- the LOC118561775 gene encoding uncharacterized protein LOC118561775, producing MLLCCSKVSGGGQSSLILFFFVSGLIYAEQTHFDTTTSRMNDSRSFVHRAKRDAPVWKRSSDPCIKYYGGLELNYTLGSSVTFQFDLCDVIDCGEDPTSWRGYEVYMCHFLYGAPVGGTWCPRWSYVGWNTGPGGYVAPQSGDLKELQEKKIGLMRGQLTTTSMGGEDMGLNPLLLSVTDLRKNVYYCGKHQLNNCQKQGDKGFYLILGVEATGVDTKGLIRFNLLGSQHPNYQAKDPVQTARVRAFDSTKISYSQQLQLATGYSQKNTWLLLIQDAAHKAQKGNCIVCAQARPNLILTETAFEYTTNGSSPATNSSDINCLLQVMSNDNLNSRCAGWHAIFPVAPQNTTPPIFQPTMLTKVTCFNNGNAADGHFSVGRLSPKYCVITYDLTGVRTAGQLLVNRADVWWYCGGDTLRGGCL from the coding sequence ATGTTGCTGTGCTGCAGCAAAGTATCGGGGGGAGGACAGtctagtttgattttatttttctttgtttctggtTTAATCTATGCTGAACAAACTCATTTTGATACCACAACCTCCCGCATGAACGATTCTAGATCGTTTGTGCACAGGGCCAAGCGCGATGCGCCGGTCTGGAAAAGATCGTCGGATCCCTGCATCAAATATTACGGTGGCTTAGAGTTAAACTATACTCTGGGTAGCTCAGTAACTTTCCAATTCGATCTCTGTGACGTCATTGACTGTGGGGAGGACCCTACATCTTGGAGGGGTTATGAAGTTTAcatgtgtcacttcctgtatgGCGCACCTGTTGGGGGCACATGGTGTCCCCGATGGAGTTATGTGGGCTGGAACACTGGCCCAGGGGGGTATGTAGCACCACAATCAGGTGACTTGAAAGAACTACAGGAAAAGAAAATTGGGCTGATGAGGGGGCAACTGACCACGACCTCCATGGGGGGGGAAGACATGGGGTTAAATCCATTGCTACTGAGTGTGACGGACCTTAGGAAGAACGTGTATTACTGCGGCAAACACCAGCTCAATAACTGTCAGAAACAGGGGGATAAAGGGTTTTACCTTATTTTGGGGGTGGAAGCCACAGGCGTAGATACTAAAGGGCTCATACGTTTTAATCTGTTGGGCTCACAACACCCTAACTATCAAGCTAAGGACCCAGTACAGACAGCCCGTGTGCGGGCTTTTGATAGCACTAAGATTTCATACTCACAACAGCTGCAATTAGCTACAGGGTACTCCCAGAAAAACACCTGGCTCCTGTTGATTCAGGACGCGGCGCACAAAGCCCAGAAGGGAAATTGCATTGTATGTGCACAGGCCAGACCAAATCTGATTCTTACTGAAACCGCTTTTGAATACACAACCAATGGTTCCAGCCCAGCGACAAATTCAAGTGATATCAACTGCCTACTTCAGGTTATGTCCAATGATAATCTGAACTCGAGATGTGCTGGATGGCATGCCATTTTTCCAGTGGCCCCGCAAAACACTACGCCTCCCATCTTCCAACCGACAATGCTAACGAAGGTGACCTGCTTTAATAATGGGAACGCTGCAGACGGGCACTTTAGTGTTGGTCGCCTGTCACCTAAATACTGTGTGATTACTTACGACCTGACAGGGGTTAGAACTGCTGGACAGTTACTGGTGAACAGGGCTGACGTGTGGTGGTATTGCGGTGGTGACACCTTGCGGGGTGGCTGCCTGTGA